GGAGCACGAGTTGCTTCACGTTGGACACCACTCTTTCCTCGAGCTCCCTTCTGTCCTCGTCCCGGTGCTCGAGCAAGACCTTGAGAGCAGTATTCGCCTCTTGGAGACCCCGGGACTTTGCCTCAAGCGCTTCCTCCGCTCTCTTCCGCTCAGTAATATCCATCGTGGTGCC
The nucleotide sequence above comes from Syntrophorhabdales bacterium. Encoded proteins:
- a CDS encoding PAS domain S-box protein codes for the protein MLADGTVRHVHTIRHPVLNDAGDVVQLVGTTMDITERKRAEEALEAKSRGLQEANTALKVLLEHRDEDRRELEERVVSNVKQLVL